AGCTCAGTTTTCATAacctattgtttttttgtttttgttttttcaaattgaatCCCAACTGTCTTCTACCTGCAGCTCTCAGACGCTTCACTTCTCCTTTCTGAACGCTGATAAGCATCGCCACTGGATGGCGTCGCTGCTTCGCTCGGCTTGCTTTAATCATCAAAGTGAGAGCCACTCGGACGATGAAGATTCTCCAGACTGTGCTGGCTACGTCCTGGCCCTCAACGGTCACAAGAAGTACTTTTGCCTCTTCAGACCCGTCTTCACCGGGGACAACCACAGTGGCTCTTCCTCTGAGACTTCCTTTTCCTCGGACAGCCGGAGAccgtccaggtccaggtccaggtctaGCTCTCACTCTCGTTCCCGGTCCCATTCCAGGGAGGATGGGGCCAAGAAAGGCTACGGTAGGGCCACCAGCATCGAAGTTCACCACAAGCTTGACCGGCTGGGACTCTGGATGGAGAGACTGATGGAGGGAACCTTACCCAGAATCCAGGTGCCTGTTTGGCCAACATTAGATGAAGCAGCTAACACTAATGCCTCAGCAAGCTGAGAATGAAGGGAGAAAAGTTTCACTTCACGGTTTTACCtcctgaaaagcaaaaaaaacaaaaactgcaaattGATCTTTTTGGTTTCTCCTCAGTGCTTATGTTTGTAACTGtagatgaacacagagctgctgAACCCGATGTTTGTTGTGAAACGCAAattcaaaaccaaatttttcccaacaatctatgGCATCCATATGCAGCACAGCTGAGTCCAGCGTGGCGTCGTTTACATCTACTTCAGAGTTTTGTGTGCTGACATCTCTGTTGTCTCTGCATTCACtggcagcactttttttttgaaacacaCCCTTTGAAAACACAATTCTAGAGttgaaggtttattttttttgaatcGATGATCTTTGAATGCAGATTTAgatgaatctgttttttttggtgcatCTTTCAACGGCTGAATTAATCTTTAGTTTAACTTTTCAGCAGTAGAGAAATTGAAAGCACTATTTGcattctgtcattttaacaaaatgCTTGGCGTCTAAAAATGAGCTTTAAAAAATGGTAGAATTCAGTGTCATTTTAGGAACAGAAACTAAAAATGCCCTGACTAAACATTAAACTGAAGTGAATGTTAATGCATGGAGGTTATTGACCTCGGACTCAAAGAAAATTAGGTACATTTTTGCTTGTTTCACTGTTGCCTCACTCTTCTTCTCTCAGAATGATTTGCTGCTCACAAAATCCCATTTGAAGAACCTTTATGGACAACTACTATCTTTGTTGGAACTTGAATTAAATCTAAGTGCAACTAAATGTACAAGtcaagaaatgctttttaaaactgtttatttattaaaagattcAAACCTAATCTTCCTTTATGGTTTATTGTAGCATATTCTCATGCATTTAAAGTGGAAGCtttaataacattttcattaaatataTTCTGGAAATAATTTAAACAGGAAAGACAGTTTGCAGGAAATGAACCACGCAGAGAACAGATAAATCAACGTAAAACATGAACTGTGCgtaattattgttctgtttacATGAAATTCATTAGtaatttgtgcgtcaattacataattttaacgtgataaaTGCCGTACACGCCATATAAATGttgtacatgcgtgaaaagtctggtAGACATACacggaacggtcgtggaaagacacaaatttctGTTATTAATTTAAACATGAATGAAAATTTGCTGCAACGTTTAAAACTGTTGGTAAATATTGACTTTTTGAACGCAGGTTTTTTGGAAACCATTTAGTACTCATTGGGAGTGTGAGGTATTTTCTTCTTGGACAAGTCTTCAGGGCCAAAAGAAAAGGGCAGCAGCTCCTCCACAGTCATCTTTCTGTGAGATCCGTCAGGGTGGGAGAGGTAAACATCCCAGTCCGTcccaaactggaaaaaaacacaagtaaatgtGACTCAGGAATATCTTCTTGTTCAGATGCTTCAATGTGTTTGTCAAGCTGAagcaaatgtttgcattttttttttttaaagaatgtttgGATCTTTTGGACGTGTTGAAGGTACAGAGCCTTCAGAATGAAGCAATATGACCCAACAGTACCTCTCTCATGAACTGTCTGCAGCCTCCACATGGGAAAACGAAGTGATCCCTCACGTCACTGCAGCAGGAAACACGAAAGCGAAGCAACTTCATAAAAAATGTCCTCAAAGCAAGTCAAAAATATAGAATTCAAGATGTTTTTCCTTGTTATAAGTGAAGAAATCTGCCAATGGAACTAAAAGAATTTGTCtttgtgagatttttttttaaaataattagtaATATATTACACCCCTTTAAGAGTAAGTGAAATCTTGAAATCACCTATAAACACTCATATTCAGGTATACTGCTCTGGTAGTTGGTAATATGTCTTAAAATAGCCATCTTTTGatcaaaaaatagtttaaattgTTATCATAGGTACATTTATTCACTTTTGCCTGCACTACAACACCACAGCTATTCTTATTTCTAAACTGCAATCATTTCAAGAGTATAATTACACATTTTAAGATAAATGTGTCGACAAATTATAATTTTGtaattgtttcatttaaaaattttgTCCTGTTGTTGCTAAATGCATTTGTTCCACGCTATAAGTCAAATAAAACCGTCCAGTGTCTTTAAACCCTTCATTCCTAGACCATTCAtcatcacaaaaacataaacaacatattttaaatcagtatttttgcttaaaataaaatgttttcaagatCAAATGACGCAACAAGATATAACACAAGCTATTCCATCCTACacttagttttgttttatatgAAGTGTAAAAAGAGATGTTTTTGTAGAGAAATCATGCTTTGACTTTTTATTACTATACGAGCATTTGCTTCAACAGAAATGGTCACATCGCTAAGATAATTTGTTAAGGTGTGCTGaagtgcaaaaagaaacacaaagaagttTGTAAAGTGGGCGAAAGATGCTGGTGTCTGATGGAGTGAATTTTCAAAAATGGCGGTTTCATTTTTTCACCTGGCGACTGCAATCGCCTTGAAGTTCCTGTGTCCTTCTGACACCGCCTTTGCCATGGCATTTCGCTCAGCGCACATTCCCAGGTTGTAGCATGCATTCTCCACATTGCAGCCTGTCAGAGACACGGGACAAAACAGAGTGACCAAATGCATATGTCCCAAAGAAAAAGGGGTCCTTTTCTCTGTAAAGAGGCTgcctattgattttttttttctatagctTAATCAAATAGTCAGTGAGCCTTTGGACCTCCAGCAGCCTTTCAAGGTTTTGTCAAGCCTTTTCATGTGTGCAGGGATTTTGACACAAAAGGAGAAAACTTTCGCTCGGACAAAAGTTGCAATTGAAACAGATTTTCATGAAGAACTTGAAtccaaaaaattcaaatttggaATCTGAAAATTGCGCCATGTGGTGTTGTAATGACCAATTAGAAATGTGAACCTTCACTCTGGAGTCCAGTCATTTCCCCTGTCAGCTAATCATTAACATTGTGTGACAACTTCAATGTCAgattgaagttttattttttttcttctcctaagTTTTTCCCAAAAAGATTTGAGTCGCTATTATTTGCTTCTTCTTacacagagctgaaaatgttgcaaaaagtactacacttgaagtttattttatgaagTATACCATGTATGTGtacttcagactaaattggtaTTGTTTAAAATGTACAATAGTACATAAAAATGTAAGCTTCAAGTACCTCACCGTAGTATAGACTAAGCAAACTTGTAGTACATGTATATACTTTTTGCTGAGGGTCACCAAGCAGCCGTGAAAGCCGGATGATTCTTTGATCATCAGTTTAATCTGGTTTAGGTTTTGTTTGGCATCACAGGACATGAAATGACTGAATCAGAGAGGATGAGGTGCGACTCACCTGTGAAGACACGGTTGTCGATGGTGAGGAGAGCAGCTCCCACTCTGAACTGGCTGTAAGGACAGTACGCTTTCTTCTTCGCCTCCTGAGACTGAAAAATCAGTCTTTGAACTGTTTCTGGGGACAGGTCTCTGGAGCCTTCATCCTGGATCTTTGTGATCTTCTGTCCAGACTTGACCTCCTCCATGCTTGATGTTTGTGAGGTTGGCTTTGAGGCTGTGTGTGATACCTCTGCACTGAGTGGGTGAATGATTGTCATGCAGTTCAGCTTTAAATGTGATTTGGGCAGAGGCACGACGCCTGATCTCAGCCAATCATTTGTCAGGCCGTTAGCTGTGCTGCAGGATGAGAACGTTTTTTTCCTGTAGTTTGAAGCAGGTTTGACCCTAAATGGAATGACTTCTTTGCGTCAGGATGGATCAAAAGATGCAAAATCCGAAGGTTTAGTCTGACAAAATATGTCTCTTTATTTTCaggattaaagaaaaatgtaggtagcagacagaaaaacatcaggaggtgaaactttttaaagtttcaaacaTCTAT
The nucleotide sequence above comes from Oryzias latipes chromosome 5, ASM223467v1. Encoded proteins:
- the cda gene encoding cytidine deaminase, with the translated sequence MTIIHPLSAEVSHTASKPTSQTSSMEEVKSGQKITKIQDEGSRDLSPETVQRLIFQSQEAKKKAYCPYSQFRVGAALLTIDNRVFTGCNVENACYNLGMCAERNAMAKAVSEGHRNFKAIAVASDVRDHFVFPCGGCRQFMREFGTDWDVYLSHPDGSHRKMTVEELLPFSFGPEDLSKKKIPHTPNEY